TACCGCACCGTCGCGGAGCTGGAAGGCCGGCCGGAGCGGTTCCTGCGCGCCTACGTTTGCTCGGGCGTTACCGCGGTCTTCGACGTCGGGGGCTATCCCTGGACCTGGGCGCTCCGACAGCGGGCGGAGAGCGATCCCCTCGCGCCGCACGTCGCCGCGGCGGGGCCACTGCTGTCCACCGTGGACCGGCCGGTCCTCAACCTTCCCGACACTCGCCAGATCCTGCCGGTCGCCGACGACTCCGTTGCCCGCGCGGCGGTGCGCGCCCACGTGGCCCGCGGGACCGACGCCATCAAGATCTGGTACATCGTTCCGGCCGGCGCCGACACCAGCGCGCTCAAACGGCTCGTTCGGGCAATCGCCGACGAGACGCACCGCCTCGGTGCCCGGCTCATCGTCCATGCGACGGGCTTATGGGAGGCGAAGGACGCGCTGCGCGCCGGCGCCGATCTCCTGGTCCATGGTGTCACCGATCGGCCGGTCGACGACGAGTTCCTGGCCCTGGCGCGCGAACGGCACGCCATCTACACGCCTACGCTCACCGTCTTCGATGGATACCGGCAGGTGCGGGTACGTCACTTCGAGCCGCACTACCCGCTCGACTGCGTTGATTCGGCGACCGTCGCCAGGGCCCGGATGACCGACCTGATGCCGCCCGCTCCCGGCGCCCCCGCCGACTACGTCGAGCGCCAGACCCAGCTCGCGGCCACCCGTCTCTCACAAGGGCAGGCCAACCTCCTCGCGGTCTTCCGGGCCGGCATCACCGTGGCCATGGGTACGGACGCCGGCAATCCGTTGACGCTCCACGGACCCTCGGTCTACTGGGAGATGGAGGCCATGCAACAGGCTGGCTTGCTCCCCGCCGACGTGCTCATCGCGGCAACGAGGAACGGGGCGAGGGCCATGGGTCGTGACCGAGACATCGGCACCGTGGAGGCGGGAAAGATCGCGGACTTGGTGGTGCTGGGATCGGACCCGATCGCCGACGCCCGCGCCCTGAGGGACGTGCGCTACGTCATGAGGGCCGGCGCGTTGACCGTCCCGAGATTGTCCGCGCCCCGCTAGGCAACGCAGCTTGCCAACCGACTGACTTTTTGCCGGTGAGTGATCAAGAGGGGCCGCGACCAGGATCGCGGCCCCGTCTTGCTAAACCATTTCCTACCAACACGTTGAGCGATGTCAATCCGAGCGAGCGCCGGTGGCACGGGACTTGACTCTCATGCGGTCATGAGGCGGGCATTGCAAGCCCTGTCCGGAATTCGACCCTCCGACCCAGAAGCCAAGGCGGCTTGCGAAGCAGCACTGAGCCGCCGCGTCGTCTCGCTCCGGAGCGCCTGACCAGCGAGCCGCGAGCGTTTTCCCCCGCAGCAAAACTCCGCATGAAACACTAGCCCGCGTCTCGCGACGCGGGCTCGTGTTTTCTGGGGTCCCCCGTCGCGGCTATGGCGTGGGCGGCAGGATGGTCGAGCCCGTACCCGACACCGTCCCGGTCCCACCGCCGCTATATTCACGGCCAACGGAGAATCGAGCCTGATGCCCGAGCCAAGTCGCAGGAGAACTGTCACAGTCGATGTGAGTGGCGTGCCGGTCGGGAGCGGACACCCGATCGTCGTGCAGTCCATGACGAATACCGACACCGCCGACGCCGAAGCCACGGCCCTCCAGGTGGCGGCGCTGGCGGCCGCCGGCTCAGAGCTGGTTCGCGTGACTGTGAACAACGACGAGGCGGCGCGGGCCGTCCCGCGCATCGCGGACCGGCTCGAGGGGATGGGAGTGCGCGTCCCCATCATCGGCGATTTCCACTACAACGGGCATCTGCTGCTGACCAAGTACCCGGACTGCGCCCGCGCGCTCGCCAAGTACCGCATCAATCCCGGCAACGTCGGTGCCAAACGTCACGACGACCACTTCCGCGCGATCATAGAGGTCGCGATCGCCAACGGGAAGCCGATCCGGATAGGCGTGAACTGGGGCTCGCTGGACCAGGCGCTCCTCACCGAGATGATGGACGCCAACGCGAACTTGGCCGATCCTCTGGATGCGCGCGACGTGACGATGAACGCGATGGTGGAGAGCGCGCTGCGCTCGGCGCGCCTCGCCGAGGACTGCGGACTCGCGCACGACCGGATCATCATCTCGGCGAAGGTGTCGGGAGTGCAAGACCTGGTGGACGTCTACCGCAAGCTCGCGCCGCGGTGCGACTACC
The window above is part of the Gemmatimonadales bacterium genome. Proteins encoded here:
- a CDS encoding amidohydrolase family protein, whose translation is MSYARQVLALALALGAAPLQAQRPRRPDTTQARAIFEANIDAIHQRDRARYLSYYLDSPNFARNGPGGLDLGYAPMAAARDTTWPDSLIATDLRLIPVRPGVVYGQYRYRVTQRGETSSGTSERIFVRTPGGWKIAVSTAFAAPRGTPPAPVALVGATLVNGAGGPPVPDAVVVVRNGRIACAGPRASCAPPAGVDTMDLRGRWVIPGLVDAHVHFSQTGWVDGRPDAQDVTDRFPYYRTVAELEGRPERFLRAYVCSGVTAVFDVGGYPWTWALRQRAESDPLAPHVAAAGPLLSTVDRPVLNLPDTRQILPVADDSVARAAVRAHVARGTDAIKIWYIVPAGADTSALKRLVRAIADETHRLGARLIVHATGLWEAKDALRAGADLLVHGVTDRPVDDEFLALARERHAIYTPTLTVFDGYRQVRVRHFEPHYPLDCVDSATVARARMTDLMPPAPGAPADYVERQTQLAATRLSQGQANLLAVFRAGITVAMGTDAGNPLTLHGPSVYWEMEAMQQAGLLPADVLIAATRNGARAMGRDRDIGTVEAGKIADLVVLGSDPIADARALRDVRYVMRAGALTVPRLSAPR
- the ispG gene encoding flavodoxin-dependent (E)-4-hydroxy-3-methylbut-2-enyl-diphosphate synthase; the encoded protein is MPEPSRRRTVTVDVSGVPVGSGHPIVVQSMTNTDTADAEATALQVAALAAAGSELVRVTVNNDEAARAVPRIADRLEGMGVRVPIIGDFHYNGHLLLTKYPDCARALAKYRINPGNVGAKRHDDHFRAIIEVAIANGKPIRIGVNWGSLDQALLTEMMDANANLADPLDARDVTMNAMVESALRSARLAEDCGLAHDRIIISAKVSGVQDLVDVYRKLAPRCDYPLHLGLTEAGMGAKGIIASTAGLSILLQEGIGDTIRVSLTPAPGGDRTEEVLVAQQVLQSLGLRSFTPQVTACPGCGRTTSTFFQELASNIQTYLREQMPIWKERHPGVEEMKVAVMGCVVNGPGESKHANIGISLPGTAEEPRAPVYVDGRLVTTLKGGDIVPQFIGILDQYVESHYANQSEAER